Genomic DNA from Paenibacillus sp. MBLB1832:
AGCAGCCCTTCCTCTGCGGCTACTAGCACACCTACTACGTTCAACGGCAAGTTCGATCCGCCAATCACCTTGACAGCTGTCAAATGGGTGGAAGGCGACAACAAGTTCAAGCAAGGTGAGTCCATCGAGAATAACGTATTGGACAAGACGATAGCGGCTGATACTGGGATCCAAATGAAGTATCTCTGGACTGCATCAACGGGCGACGCTTACAAAGAAAAGCTTCGGTTGTCGTTTACAGCCAACGAAGAAATGCCTGAAATCGTCATGGTGGACGATACCACTCTGATGAAGCAGATGGTAGATTCAGGGAAATACCGTGAGGTCGGTGATCTATTCGATAAATATGCAGGCCCGACTTGGAAGGAAGCCGTGGCGGCTCATCCAGAATCATGGAACTTATCCACGATTAACGGGAAGAAATACGGATTCCCGATGCTTAATACAGTAAACGCTGGGGACGATGTGCTGTGGATCCGTGAGGATTGGCTAAAAAAGCTAAATTTGAAAGCACCGACGACCATTGATGAGATGGATGCTGTACTAGAAGCCTTCACCAAGCAGGACCCTGATGGCAACGGCAAAGCGGATACCTTCGGCCTCTCCGCAGCACTTAAGGATTCAACGATCGGTCGCTGGATGGGTGACTACGGCTTCGTGTTCGGCGCTTACGGCGTGCATGGCGGCTGGAGCAAAGGTTCGGACGGCAAGCTGATGGAGACAATCATCACCCCTGCTGCCAAGCAGGCGTTGACAAAGCTTTCGGGCTGGGTCAGCAAAGGCTATATTCCGCAGGATGCCGGCGTATTCGATGAGATGAAGGCAGGAGAGCTGTTCAACGCAGGCAAAGCAGGTATGATCGTAGGCAACCACTGGCTGTCTGTCTGGCCGTTCCC
This window encodes:
- a CDS encoding type 2 periplasmic-binding domain-containing protein, coding for MKKTVKKQVISLLALAISTGTVLAACSKGSDTSSTSSPSSAATSTPTTFNGKFDPPITLTAVKWVEGDNKFKQGESIENNVLDKTIAADTGIQMKYLWTASTGDAYKEKLRLSFTANEEMPEIVMVDDTTLMKQMVDSGKYREVGDLFDKYAGPTWKEAVAAHPESWNLSTINGKKYGFPMLNTVNAGDDVLWIREDWLKKLNLKAPTTIDEMDAVLEAFTKQDPDGNGKADTFGLSAALKDSTIGRWMGDYGFVFGAYGVHGGWSKGSDGKLMETIITPAAKQALTKLSGWVSKGYIPQDAGVFDEMKAGELFNAGKAGMIVGNHWLSVWPFPDLKKNVPTAEFKPYPLPVGPDGKTSYGTNNATNGRVIMVSKVSKHPEAVPVYLNWFYENYLNPKKGSKYEYGLAENYDWAVVDGKPTNDKAKVPNYLDVVRYSIPKDFNLPDSWIKIMTKFTSGGKPETPLEVKFMGGLDDPSIAAAKIILDAKAKGYPQTDLAAGVPATSTRQSKGSMLDKMKTETWINIIYGKQPVDSYDKFISDYKAAGYEQYAKEVNEWYQANIANK